A portion of the Flavobacterium magnum genome contains these proteins:
- a CDS encoding fasciclin domain-containing protein has product MKTSKFFSAAVAIAAFFVTGIASAQQNPMVGGAAMYANKNIVDNAVNSKDHTTLVAAVKAADLVGTLQSKGPFTVFAPTNAAFDKLPKGTVETLLQPDNKKMLQGILTYHVVAGKMDSKAIAAAIKAGNGKAVLTTVEGGKLTAMMSGSKLVLTDEKGGKSTVTIADVQQSNGVIHVVDTVLMHK; this is encoded by the coding sequence ATGAAAACATCAAAGTTTTTTTCAGCCGCGGTTGCCATTGCCGCATTTTTCGTGACCGGTATTGCTTCTGCGCAACAAAACCCGATGGTGGGAGGGGCCGCCATGTATGCCAACAAAAATATTGTTGACAATGCAGTAAATTCCAAAGACCACACCACACTGGTGGCTGCCGTCAAAGCGGCTGATCTTGTAGGGACCCTACAAAGCAAAGGCCCGTTTACTGTATTCGCACCGACCAACGCGGCGTTTGACAAATTGCCGAAGGGCACCGTAGAAACATTGCTGCAACCGGACAACAAAAAAATGTTGCAGGGTATTTTGACCTACCACGTTGTGGCCGGAAAAATGGACAGCAAAGCCATCGCTGCCGCTATAAAGGCCGGTAATGGAAAAGCCGTGCTTACGACTGTAGAAGGCGGAAAGCTGACTGCTATGATGAGTGGAAGCAAATTGGTGCTGACCGATGAAAAAGGTGGTAAATCAACTGTTACAATTGCCGATGTGCAACAGTCAAATGGCGTCATCCATGTTGTTGACACCGTACTGATGCACAAATAA
- a CDS encoding DUF7619 domain-containing protein: MKKLYILLFFAIGCQVNAQVIDFPDPGFKTALISPGFGFDTNQDGEIEQSEAAVIENLILTNASAEIYSIEGIEYFHALKKLDIAGHSVSNMDVTSLTNLEVLDCRANPVTSLQVAGMQHLRELYFGSSSSPLTTVDLTDLPALNGLYGVGGNLTTVTVSDSPLIHVIDLAYNDLTSLTITNCPQLTELHCQYNELTNLDLSPMAALTTLQMDFNHFTLIDFDPVIYLEVLLCSHNNFTTLDLNKLSYLDVFFCDGMGIDSVFLKNGSHESTVSFNNSFIGYICCDESDVAGIQATAANQGLNVVINSYCSFVPGGNYFTVAGNVKFDSDNNGCDNADIAIPGLKFNTVSGVTSQTTVPDASGDYEITAKIGTHTITPQIENPAYFAISPPSVVLTFPATASPYTQNFCITPIGTHDDLEITLIPIGTAIPGFDANYKILYKNKGNTVQSGSVSMTFEDAIMDLVNATPTASVQTTNTVSWNFIDLRPFEEKAIFVRMNINTPVENPAVNEGDLLHFTAGITSAGTDESPTNNTAALVQYVYNAMDPNDKICLEGSTVTPDVAGKYVHYMVRFENTGTANAQNVVVKDMIDTAKFDVLSLVPLDGSHPFRTRISDTNKVEFIFENIQLPFDDANNDGYVAFKIKTRPTLVVGNTFSNTASIYFDYNAPVVTNTATTAIQVLGTSDFPFNEAFSIYPNPASEILNIAAKGNILINSVSVYNLLGQLIMVVDNPSEKLDISLMAAGTYILKINTPSGSSATKFIKL, from the coding sequence ATGAAAAAACTTTACATTTTACTTTTTTTCGCAATCGGATGCCAGGTTAATGCGCAGGTTATCGACTTTCCCGATCCTGGATTTAAGACCGCGCTGATTTCACCCGGATTCGGATTTGACACCAATCAGGATGGCGAAATTGAGCAATCGGAAGCGGCGGTCATTGAGAACCTGATCCTGACAAACGCCTCCGCTGAAATTTATTCAATTGAAGGGATTGAGTATTTCCATGCGCTCAAAAAACTCGACATAGCGGGGCATAGTGTTTCGAACATGGATGTCACTTCGCTGACTAATCTTGAAGTGCTCGATTGTCGCGCAAACCCGGTTACGTCGCTACAGGTCGCCGGGATGCAGCACCTTCGGGAGTTGTATTTCGGGAGTTCAAGCAGTCCGCTTACAACCGTAGACCTTACTGACCTTCCTGCGTTGAATGGTCTTTACGGCGTTGGCGGGAACCTCACGACCGTGACCGTTTCGGATTCGCCGCTTATCCATGTCATCGATCTGGCTTACAACGATTTGACGTCTTTGACCATTACCAATTGTCCGCAACTTACGGAGTTGCACTGTCAGTATAACGAGCTGACAAACCTTGATCTGTCGCCGATGGCGGCCTTAACGACACTCCAGATGGACTTCAACCATTTTACTTTAATCGACTTCGATCCGGTTATTTATCTTGAAGTACTGTTGTGTTCTCACAATAATTTTACGACGCTGGATCTCAACAAACTGAGTTACCTCGACGTATTTTTTTGCGACGGGATGGGAATTGATTCAGTTTTCCTGAAGAATGGCAGTCACGAAAGTACCGTTAGCTTTAATAATTCATTTATTGGATACATTTGCTGCGATGAGTCGGATGTAGCCGGTATACAGGCAACAGCGGCAAACCAGGGGCTCAATGTCGTTATCAACTCTTACTGTTCTTTTGTTCCCGGAGGCAATTATTTTACCGTAGCCGGGAATGTGAAATTTGATTCCGACAACAACGGCTGCGACAACGCGGATATCGCCATACCGGGACTAAAGTTCAATACCGTGAGCGGCGTCACTTCTCAGACTACTGTGCCAGATGCTTCGGGTGATTATGAGATTACGGCTAAGATCGGTACACACACCATTACCCCGCAAATTGAAAATCCGGCGTATTTTGCCATCTCGCCACCATCAGTGGTCCTAACTTTTCCGGCAACTGCAAGTCCGTATACCCAGAATTTCTGCATCACGCCAATCGGCACGCACGATGATCTTGAAATTACGTTGATCCCGATTGGAACTGCCATTCCCGGGTTTGATGCCAATTATAAAATCCTATACAAAAACAAAGGAAACACGGTTCAGTCCGGTTCCGTTTCCATGACTTTCGAAGATGCAATCATGGATCTCGTCAATGCGACGCCGACCGCTTCAGTCCAGACGACCAATACTGTCAGCTGGAATTTTATCGACCTCAGGCCTTTCGAGGAAAAGGCAATTTTCGTCCGTATGAATATCAACACACCAGTAGAGAACCCGGCGGTAAATGAAGGTGATTTGCTGCATTTCACGGCCGGAATCACCTCAGCCGGAACTGACGAATCTCCGACAAACAATACGGCAGCCTTAGTCCAATATGTATACAATGCGATGGATCCCAATGATAAGATCTGTCTGGAGGGCAGCACGGTAACGCCGGATGTGGCTGGTAAGTACGTTCACTATATGGTCCGATTCGAAAATACGGGAACAGCCAATGCACAAAACGTGGTGGTGAAGGACATGATCGACACGGCAAAGTTTGATGTTTTATCGTTGGTACCATTGGACGGAAGCCATCCGTTCAGGACGAGGATTTCAGATACAAATAAAGTAGAATTCATTTTTGAAAACATCCAACTCCCATTTGATGACGCCAACAACGACGGCTACGTGGCATTCAAAATCAAAACCAGGCCCACGCTGGTTGTCGGAAATACCTTCAGCAATACTGCAAGTATTTATTTTGATTACAATGCTCCGGTAGTTACGAATACGGCCACCACGGCAATTCAGGTCCTCGGAACAAGTGATTTTCCTTTCAATGAGGCTTTTTCAATTTATCCGAACCCAGCATCGGAAATCCTGAACATTGCTGCAAAAGGTAACATCCTGATAAACTCGGTCTCTGTATATAATCTGCTCGGACAATTGATAATGGTGGTTGACAATCCATCAGAAAAGCTCGACATCTCGCTAATGGCTGCCGGAACATATATCCTGAAAATCAACACTCCTTCCGGAAGTTCCGCAACAAAATTTATAAAATTGTAA
- a CDS encoding LysR substrate-binding domain-containing protein → MTITQLQYVLAVAEYKNFTLAAEKCFVTQPTLSMQIQKIEEELSILIFDRSKKPIQLTDIGQKIVTQAKNIVNEADRIKDIVEQQKGFIGGEFRLGIIPTIMPTLLPMFLNNFIKKYPKVKLIIEELNTEEIINRLKNGHLDAAIAATPLEEEKLKEIVLYFEPFVAYLPESHALSNKKDIEVADLNIEEILMLQDGHCFRDGILNLCKSNGGGNNNGNFRLESGSFETLIKLADEGLGTTLLPYLHTLDLSDRDKNKLHQFKEPKPAREVSLVFPKTELKIHIIDALRSTIAGVVKGAIVFQNVQIVSPLSKTTAAK, encoded by the coding sequence ATGACCATTACACAACTCCAATATGTACTCGCTGTTGCAGAATATAAGAATTTCACGCTCGCCGCTGAAAAGTGTTTTGTAACCCAGCCCACACTGAGCATGCAGATACAAAAAATCGAGGAAGAGCTCAGCATCCTGATTTTCGACCGCAGCAAAAAACCCATCCAGTTAACCGACATTGGACAAAAAATCGTGACCCAGGCCAAGAACATCGTAAACGAGGCCGACCGGATAAAGGATATTGTAGAACAACAAAAAGGCTTCATCGGGGGGGAATTCCGTTTGGGGATTATCCCAACGATTATGCCTACCCTGCTCCCGATGTTCCTGAATAATTTCATCAAAAAATATCCCAAAGTAAAACTCATTATTGAGGAACTCAACACCGAGGAAATTATCAACCGCCTCAAAAACGGTCATCTTGATGCCGCCATTGCCGCAACCCCTTTGGAAGAGGAAAAACTGAAAGAAATCGTACTTTATTTCGAGCCGTTTGTGGCGTATTTACCCGAGTCGCATGCGTTGTCTAACAAAAAGGACATTGAAGTCGCCGATCTCAATATTGAGGAAATACTTATGTTGCAGGACGGGCATTGTTTCCGTGACGGCATCCTTAATTTATGCAAAAGCAACGGCGGTGGAAATAACAACGGCAACTTCCGTCTCGAAAGCGGTAGTTTCGAAACCCTGATTAAACTGGCCGATGAAGGCCTGGGCACCACGCTCCTGCCCTATCTCCACACATTGGACCTTTCTGACCGGGATAAAAACAAGCTGCATCAATTTAAGGAACCTAAGCCCGCGCGCGAAGTGAGCCTTGTCTTCCCGAAAACAGAACTCAAAATACATATAATAGACGCGCTTAGAAGCACCATTGCCGGTGTAGTGAAAGGAGCGATCGTGTTCCAGAATGTACAGATTGTCAGTCCGCTTTCTAAAACGACAGCAGCTAAATAA
- the pheT gene encoding phenylalanine--tRNA ligase subunit beta, with the protein MKISYNWLKQFIKIDWKSEETAALLTDLGLEVEAVEPYQSVKGGLEGIVVGHVLTCVQHPNADRLKVTTVDLGNGAPLQIVCGASNVAVGQKVAVATIGTTLYDKDGNAFQIKKGKIRDQESHGMICAEDEIGLGDSHDGIMVLDEALVPGTPVAKVFNIENDEVFEIGLTPNRADAMSHMGVARDLRAGLQQKNINTELKTPSISNFRIDKRTLKIDVKVDNAKLAPRYCGVTISGVTVKPSPDWLQNRLKAIGLTPKNNIVDVTNYVLHELGQPLHAFDAAKINGNKIIVKTLEAGTKFVTLDDVERTLHEDDLMICDEKGPLCFAGVFGGKHSGVSENTSNIFLESAYFNPVTVRKTAKRQALNTDASFRFERGIDPTITEYALKRAAILIQEVAGGEITSDVIDVYPKKIEDFPVFLNFEKAAKIIGQELSKETIKKILVSLDIKVNSVSDAGLGLIIPAYRVDVQREIDVIEEILRVYGYNNINFTKKLHATVANAPRTEDYKIQNIIGGQLTASGFHEMMANSLTTPDYIALSGNLKEDENVMIINPLSKDLSAMRQSLLFSGLEAVSYNINRRNSDLKLFEFGKSYRKVDGTYTEKKHLTLFMTGNRSRESWTMPQRASDFFLFKGYVNSLLSRLGISKINIKPVTSDVFAEGISMAAGDEVLVEMGTVKKSVAKQFDIKQEVFFADFNWELVLKSINTKIRFADIPKYPEVRRDLALLLDENVRFDAIYDVARQSEKSLLKDIDLFDVYTGNNLPEGKKSYALSFIIQDNSKTLTDVQIDKIMGKLQQKFENELGAVLR; encoded by the coding sequence ATGAAGATATCTTACAACTGGCTGAAACAATTTATCAAAATCGACTGGAAATCCGAAGAAACCGCCGCCCTGCTGACTGATCTGGGCCTGGAAGTGGAAGCCGTCGAACCGTATCAATCCGTTAAAGGAGGACTCGAAGGCATTGTCGTAGGGCATGTACTGACGTGCGTACAACATCCAAACGCGGACCGTTTGAAAGTAACCACGGTGGATCTGGGGAATGGCGCTCCGCTACAAATCGTTTGCGGCGCCTCCAACGTTGCTGTGGGCCAAAAAGTAGCTGTTGCGACCATCGGGACGACCTTATATGACAAGGACGGTAATGCGTTTCAGATCAAGAAAGGGAAAATACGGGACCAGGAAAGCCATGGCATGATCTGTGCCGAAGACGAAATCGGCTTGGGTGACAGCCATGATGGCATCATGGTTCTTGATGAGGCATTGGTTCCGGGAACGCCGGTTGCCAAAGTCTTCAATATCGAAAATGACGAGGTTTTTGAAATCGGGCTGACACCGAACCGCGCCGATGCCATGAGCCATATGGGGGTAGCGCGCGACCTGCGCGCCGGACTGCAGCAGAAAAACATAAACACAGAATTGAAGACGCCGTCGATAAGCAATTTCCGGATTGACAAGCGGACGCTGAAAATTGATGTTAAAGTCGACAATGCGAAATTAGCTCCGAGATACTGTGGCGTCACAATTTCGGGAGTGACCGTTAAACCCTCTCCGGACTGGCTTCAGAACAGGCTGAAAGCGATTGGGCTGACACCAAAAAACAACATCGTCGATGTGACCAATTATGTACTGCACGAGCTGGGGCAGCCGCTTCACGCGTTTGATGCCGCAAAAATCAACGGCAATAAAATCATCGTAAAAACGCTGGAAGCCGGAACCAAATTTGTGACGCTCGACGACGTGGAGCGGACTTTACACGAAGATGATTTAATGATATGTGATGAAAAAGGACCATTGTGCTTTGCGGGCGTTTTCGGTGGGAAACACTCCGGCGTAAGCGAAAACACCAGCAATATATTCCTTGAAAGCGCTTACTTCAACCCGGTAACCGTGCGTAAAACAGCAAAAAGACAGGCACTAAACACCGACGCGTCTTTCAGGTTTGAACGCGGTATCGACCCGACCATCACAGAATATGCACTCAAAAGGGCGGCAATCCTGATCCAGGAAGTAGCAGGCGGTGAAATCACTTCAGATGTGATTGATGTGTATCCGAAAAAAATCGAGGACTTCCCTGTTTTCCTGAATTTTGAGAAAGCTGCTAAAATCATCGGGCAGGAATTGTCGAAGGAAACCATCAAAAAAATCCTCGTGTCGCTCGATATCAAGGTGAACAGCGTTTCAGACGCCGGCCTCGGACTCATCATACCGGCCTACCGCGTGGATGTGCAGCGGGAAATCGACGTGATCGAGGAGATCCTCAGGGTGTATGGTTACAACAACATCAATTTTACGAAAAAACTGCACGCTACGGTGGCCAATGCGCCACGGACGGAAGATTATAAAATCCAGAACATCATCGGCGGACAACTTACCGCATCAGGCTTTCATGAAATGATGGCCAATTCGCTGACCACGCCAGATTACATAGCGCTGTCCGGGAACCTGAAGGAAGACGAAAATGTGATGATCATCAACCCGTTAAGCAAGGACTTGTCGGCGATGAGACAATCGCTTTTGTTTTCAGGACTTGAAGCGGTTTCTTACAATATCAACCGCAGGAATTCGGATCTGAAGCTTTTTGAATTCGGGAAAAGTTATCGTAAAGTTGACGGCACTTACACAGAAAAGAAGCACCTGACATTATTCATGACAGGCAACCGCAGCCGGGAAAGCTGGACCATGCCACAGCGTGCCTCTGATTTTTTCCTCTTCAAAGGGTACGTTAACAGCCTGCTTTCAAGGCTTGGCATTTCAAAAATCAATATAAAACCGGTTACGTCAGACGTTTTTGCGGAAGGAATTTCAATGGCTGCTGGCGACGAAGTTTTGGTTGAGATGGGTACCGTGAAAAAATCAGTAGCCAAACAGTTTGACATCAAGCAGGAAGTTTTCTTTGCCGATTTCAATTGGGAATTGGTGCTGAAATCCATCAATACCAAAATACGCTTTGCCGATATTCCGAAATATCCTGAAGTGCGTCGCGACCTCGCTTTGCTGCTGGACGAAAATGTGCGTTTTGACGCCATCTATGACGTGGCTCGACAATCTGAAAAATCATTGCTGAAGGACATCGACCTTTTCGACGTATATACAGGGAATAATCTGCCGGAAGGAAAAAAATCCTACGCTTTAAGCTTCATCATCCAGGATAACAGCAAGACGCTGACTGACGTGCAGATTGACAAGATTATGGGCAAACTGCAGCAGAAATTCGAAAATGAACTGGGCGCCGTTTTGAGATAA
- a CDS encoding SulP family inorganic anion transporter, translating into MTKKINLFANLKSDFASGLVVFLVALPLCLGISLASGAPPLSGIIAGIIGGIVIGSLSTSHLSVSGPAAGLTAIVLTAITEFKAFDIFLAAVLVAGLLQLILGFIKAGTLSNYIPTNVIEGMLAGIGVIIILKQIPHALGYDGDFEGDEAFLQFDGENSFSEIFGIFNHLHLGAILITSVSLAILIAWDKVPFLKKIKLVPGALVVVILSVVLNELFITTGSSLAIASEHLVKLPVPKTIDDFKNIIVMPDFTALGNYKVWITGATLAVVASIETLLCIEAADRMDVQRRYTDTDIELKAQGIGNILSGLLGGLPMTSVVVRTSANSSAGAKSKMSTIIHGFFLLICVLTIPALLNKIPFAALAAVLLLVGYKLAKPSTVKHFWQKGKYQFVPFIATLVFVVFTDLLKGVALGLLISIIFVLKGNLKRAYHFHRKEYEDGDVIQIDLAQEVSFLNKAAIKSTLNDIPENSKVIINAADTVYIAHDVLDLIREFKAVRAKDENIKVKLKGFKKAYKLENTEEVQNHVSIRHQEDLDRKNKDVKTEENN; encoded by the coding sequence ATGACAAAAAAAATCAACCTTTTTGCAAACCTCAAATCGGACTTTGCGTCCGGTCTCGTGGTGTTTTTAGTGGCACTTCCTTTGTGCCTCGGCATTTCGCTTGCTTCAGGCGCGCCGCCATTATCGGGAATTATCGCCGGGATTATCGGTGGTATCGTTATCGGATCATTGAGCACCTCACACCTCAGCGTTTCAGGTCCTGCGGCAGGACTCACGGCCATTGTGCTGACCGCCATAACTGAGTTCAAGGCGTTCGATATTTTCCTCGCTGCCGTATTGGTTGCGGGATTGCTCCAGCTTATACTTGGATTCATCAAGGCGGGAACGCTGTCAAATTATATCCCTACAAATGTAATCGAAGGGATGCTCGCCGGGATTGGCGTGATCATTATATTGAAGCAAATTCCGCATGCGCTCGGCTATGACGGGGATTTTGAGGGTGATGAGGCGTTCCTGCAATTTGACGGGGAGAATTCCTTTTCTGAGATCTTCGGGATTTTTAACCACCTTCACCTCGGAGCCATATTGATTACGTCCGTTTCACTTGCTATACTCATTGCCTGGGATAAAGTGCCGTTCCTGAAGAAAATCAAACTGGTGCCGGGCGCGCTCGTTGTAGTGATCTTAAGCGTGGTGCTGAATGAACTGTTTATTACCACAGGCAGTTCTTTGGCCATTGCGTCTGAACATTTGGTAAAATTGCCGGTTCCAAAAACCATAGATGACTTTAAAAATATTATTGTGATGCCCGATTTTACAGCGCTAGGCAATTACAAAGTATGGATTACAGGGGCCACGCTTGCGGTTGTTGCCTCAATTGAAACATTGTTGTGTATTGAGGCGGCGGACCGTATGGATGTGCAAAGACGCTATACGGACACCGATATAGAGCTGAAGGCGCAAGGCATCGGGAATATTTTGAGCGGACTCTTAGGCGGTTTGCCGATGACATCGGTGGTCGTGCGGACCTCGGCAAACAGCAGTGCCGGAGCGAAGTCGAAAATGTCAACCATCATCCATGGTTTTTTCCTGCTGATCTGCGTGTTGACCATTCCGGCATTGCTTAACAAGATTCCGTTTGCCGCATTGGCCGCAGTGCTTTTACTTGTCGGATATAAGTTGGCCAAACCATCGACGGTAAAACATTTCTGGCAAAAAGGGAAATACCAGTTCGTACCGTTTATTGCCACGCTGGTGTTTGTGGTTTTCACGGATTTGCTTAAAGGCGTCGCGTTGGGACTGCTGATCAGTATTATTTTTGTGTTAAAAGGAAACCTGAAACGTGCGTACCATTTCCATAGGAAAGAATACGAAGATGGCGATGTCATCCAGATCGACCTGGCGCAGGAGGTGTCATTCCTGAATAAGGCGGCGATAAAGTCTACGCTGAACGACATACCCGAAAATTCCAAAGTGATCATCAATGCAGCCGATACGGTGTATATTGCCCATGATGTGCTGGATCTGATACGCGAGTTTAAGGCGGTGCGCGCCAAGGACGAAAATATCAAGGTTAAACTCAAGGGTTTTAAAAAAGCCTATAAGCTCGAAAACACTGAGGAAGTCCAAAACCATGTTTCCATCAGGCACCAGGAAGATTTGGATCGGAAAAATAAAGATGTAAAGACAGAAGAGAATAATTAA
- a CDS encoding Dps family protein — protein MKTNLLGLPIKEMEAISNDLNILLSSFQVYYQNLRGIHWNIRGKRFFNLHVKFEELYNDAQMKVDLVAERVLTIGGTPLHTFDDYIKNNKIVVGKNISNDEKAIQLIVESLSGLLRIERELLNKSGEINDEGTNSLMSDFISEQEKTIWMMNAWLEESL, from the coding sequence ATGAAAACAAACCTACTCGGTCTCCCTATAAAGGAGATGGAAGCCATTAGCAACGACCTGAACATCCTGTTGTCCAGTTTCCAGGTATATTACCAAAACCTGCGTGGTATTCACTGGAATATCCGCGGCAAGCGTTTCTTTAATCTGCACGTCAAATTTGAAGAACTTTACAATGATGCCCAGATGAAGGTCGACCTCGTGGCGGAACGCGTCCTGACCATCGGCGGAACACCATTGCACACGTTTGACGATTATATTAAAAACAACAAGATTGTTGTCGGGAAAAATATTTCCAATGATGAGAAAGCCATACAGCTGATTGTCGAATCGCTGTCCGGACTGCTCAGGATAGAGCGCGAATTACTCAACAAAAGCGGCGAGATCAACGACGAGGGAACCAATTCGCTGATGAGCGACTTTATCTCGGAACAGGAAAAAACCATCTGGATGATGAACGCCTGGCTGGAGGAGTCACTTTAA